The following are encoded in a window of Haloarcula halophila genomic DNA:
- a CDS encoding cation diffusion facilitator family transporter — translation MAGSRSVVLAALVANGAIAVLKFFGFLLTGSAAMLSETYHSISDTGNQVFLLIGIRYSGRERDRRHPFGYGKAQFFYSFLVSVFLFGIAGWESLKHGYNEIAAGGHGSEAAQGSVDFLFIQYTPPAWLDPLWVNYTVLLAAFAFETWALWKARAEMQRQIDANDWSGYKEAFRKTSDVTTLTALTEDTIALTGIVIALVGLFLTQQTGNELFDQLSAVLIGIMLMGFALALAWENKRLLLGESLPRDEEQKLEDIIRANDDVADIIDFRTVYFGPGRLLVSADVAFGPDLDTDGIDRAITEIERELSEANESVRKVYIEPETDDQPS, via the coding sequence ATGGCCGGAAGCAGATCAGTCGTCCTCGCCGCCCTCGTCGCCAACGGCGCCATCGCGGTCCTGAAGTTCTTCGGGTTCCTCCTGACCGGGAGCGCCGCGATGCTGTCGGAGACGTATCACAGTATCTCCGACACGGGAAACCAGGTGTTCCTGCTCATCGGAATCCGTTACAGCGGCCGCGAACGCGACCGGAGACACCCCTTCGGCTACGGGAAGGCACAGTTCTTCTATAGCTTCCTCGTCTCGGTGTTCCTCTTCGGGATCGCGGGCTGGGAGAGCCTGAAACACGGGTACAACGAGATCGCGGCTGGTGGCCACGGTTCCGAGGCCGCCCAGGGCAGCGTCGACTTCCTGTTCATCCAGTACACGCCACCGGCGTGGCTCGATCCGCTGTGGGTCAACTACACCGTCTTGCTGGCTGCGTTCGCCTTCGAGACGTGGGCACTGTGGAAGGCCCGCGCGGAGATGCAACGCCAGATCGACGCGAACGACTGGAGCGGTTACAAGGAAGCGTTCCGCAAGACCAGCGACGTGACGACGCTGACGGCACTGACCGAGGACACCATCGCGCTGACCGGCATCGTCATCGCGCTCGTCGGACTCTTTCTCACCCAGCAGACGGGCAACGAGCTCTTCGATCAGCTCTCGGCGGTGTTGATCGGGATCATGCTGATGGGCTTTGCCCTGGCGCTGGCCTGGGAGAACAAACGGCTCCTGTTGGGCGAGAGTCTCCCCAGAGACGAAGAGCAGAAGCTCGAAGACATCATCCGGGCAAACGACGACGTAGCCGATATCATCGACTTTCGAACGGTCTACTTCGGACCGGGCCGGTTGCTGGTGTCGGCCGACGTGGCGTTCGGTCCCGACCTCGACACCGACGGGATAGATCGGGCGATCACCGAGATCGAGCGGGAACTGTCGGAGGCAAACGAGAGCGTCCGGAAGGTGTACATCGAGCCCGAGACGGACG
- a CDS encoding DUF373 family protein — protein sequence MLLVLCVDLDDDLGRKTDVETPVVGRDAVGEAAVALAETDPEDSDVNVLFEGVHIHDAITDEPVEVAAVTGVDGSDVAANRAVGEELDTVLASLTAREDVRALVVTDGAQDESVVPVIRSRVHIDGVRRVVVRQAQDLESMYYTIKQVLDDPETRGTILVPLGILLLIYPVTILLDYLGWPGSALGVISGLFGLYLLGRGLGVEQLLDDLVQQTTAGLYAGRVTIITYVVAAALLFIGGVNGVQLLESLPDPVSAVEVVSALVYGAIQWFAVAGVTSSLGRVTDEYLREKFEWRYLNAPFYVLAISAVLHGVSGFFLGFQDLQYLAAVLTGGTLLGLSSTLAFAVAESRLETADRVNQGPGGPSSE from the coding sequence ATGCTGCTGGTGCTGTGTGTCGACCTCGACGACGATCTCGGTCGCAAGACCGACGTGGAGACGCCGGTCGTCGGCCGCGACGCCGTCGGGGAGGCCGCAGTGGCGCTCGCAGAGACCGATCCCGAGGACTCTGACGTCAACGTCCTCTTCGAGGGGGTCCACATCCACGACGCGATCACCGACGAACCCGTCGAAGTCGCCGCAGTCACCGGTGTCGACGGTAGCGACGTCGCCGCGAACCGCGCCGTCGGCGAGGAACTCGACACGGTGCTGGCCTCCCTGACCGCACGCGAGGACGTCCGTGCGCTGGTGGTCACCGACGGCGCACAGGACGAGTCGGTCGTCCCGGTCATCCGTTCGCGGGTCCACATCGACGGCGTCCGCCGGGTCGTCGTCCGCCAGGCACAGGACCTCGAATCGATGTACTACACCATCAAGCAGGTGCTGGACGACCCGGAGACCCGCGGGACGATTCTCGTTCCGCTCGGCATCCTCCTGCTCATCTACCCCGTGACGATCCTGCTGGACTATCTCGGCTGGCCGGGATCGGCACTGGGTGTCATCTCCGGGCTCTTCGGGCTCTACCTGCTCGGTCGCGGGCTCGGCGTCGAGCAGTTGCTCGACGACCTCGTCCAGCAGACGACCGCCGGGCTCTACGCCGGACGAGTGACGATCATCACCTACGTCGTCGCCGCTGCTCTGCTGTTTATCGGTGGTGTCAACGGCGTCCAGCTGCTGGAGTCGTTGCCCGACCCGGTCTCGGCCGTCGAGGTGGTTTCGGCGCTGGTCTACGGTGCCATCCAGTGGTTCGCGGTCGCGGGCGTCACCTCCAGTCTGGGCCGGGTCACCGACGAATACCTCCGCGAGAAGTTCGAGTGGCGCTACCTCAACGCGCCGTTCTACGTACTCGCTATCTCGGCGGTGCTCCACGGCGTCAGCGGCTTTTTCCTCGGCTTTCAGGACCTCCAGTATCTCGCCGCGGTGTTGACCGGCGGGACGCTGCTCGGCCTGTCCAGCACGCTCGCGTTCGCCGTTGCCGAATCCCGCCTGGAGACGGCTGATCGAGTGAACCAAGGACCTGGCGGTCCCTCCTCGGAGTGA
- a CDS encoding YccF domain-containing protein has product MRDQPPLLVRAVWFLFVGWWLTGLWLAAAWLLNLTLVGIPLGIALINRVPLVVSLKRRDPPVAERTTESYSWPVRAVWFVCIGWWASALWTAAAYAVTLTIVGIPVAVWMHARLPFVVSLYDY; this is encoded by the coding sequence ATGCGCGACCAGCCACCCCTCCTCGTCCGTGCCGTCTGGTTCCTGTTCGTCGGCTGGTGGCTCACCGGGCTCTGGCTCGCCGCCGCCTGGCTGTTGAACCTCACCCTCGTCGGCATCCCGCTGGGGATCGCTCTGATCAACCGGGTCCCGCTGGTGGTGTCGCTCAAGCGCCGGGACCCACCGGTTGCGGAACGGACGACCGAGTCGTACTCGTGGCCGGTTCGTGCGGTGTGGTTCGTCTGTATCGGCTGGTGGGCGAGCGCCCTCTGGACGGCGGCCGCGTACGCGGTGACGCTGACGATCGTCGGTATCCCCGTCGCCGTCTGGATGCACGCCAGACTACCCTTCGTCGTCTCTCTGTACGACTACTGA
- a CDS encoding MFS transporter, producing MQDTARRRGLAIVFAVVFLDLLGFGIIIPILPYYTRSFPGGTEFVIGLLAASYSAMQFAFAPFLGSLSDRVGRRPVLILSLCGSVIAWTVFGLAEALWLLFVSRMLAGAMGGNLSTAQAYVADVTPPERRAAALGYIGAAFGLGFIFGPGIGAVLSFDATVAAVDAAVPAAVPITRFSLPSFAAAVASLGGVVVAVLFLPESRSAGDETTERTSSVAQLRRALATAGLRELLTAFFLVSFAFSGVQIMFIPYVADIYGYTAAQSALLLTYIGALAVLTQGVLVGPLTARYSPTTLSLAGTGVLALGVGALPFSKGLGAVLPSLTGVVPFLTPDLLGLLVVLTLLPLGNGILSVTLTALVSQRASADLQGSAFGVTQGAGSLARTVGPPVMGGLYAVVGYWSPFVVGSLLLVPVAALVIRLRSQSAPPEPPEPRPADPGHIR from the coding sequence ATGCAGGACACTGCCCGCCGACGCGGGCTCGCGATTGTCTTCGCCGTTGTCTTTCTTGATCTCCTGGGCTTTGGCATCATCATCCCCATTCTCCCCTACTACACGCGGTCGTTTCCCGGCGGGACCGAGTTCGTTATCGGGCTGCTGGCCGCGTCGTACTCGGCGATGCAGTTTGCCTTCGCTCCCTTCCTGGGCTCGCTGTCCGATCGGGTCGGCCGGCGGCCCGTACTGATCCTCTCGCTCTGTGGCTCGGTGATCGCCTGGACGGTGTTCGGGCTCGCCGAGGCCCTCTGGCTGCTGTTCGTCTCGCGGATGCTCGCGGGGGCGATGGGCGGGAACCTCTCGACGGCACAGGCCTACGTCGCCGACGTGACCCCGCCGGAACGCCGGGCCGCGGCACTGGGGTACATCGGAGCCGCATTCGGCCTGGGGTTCATCTTCGGTCCCGGGATCGGTGCCGTGCTGAGCTTCGACGCCACCGTCGCCGCCGTCGACGCCGCGGTGCCCGCCGCGGTCCCGATCACCCGGTTCTCGCTGCCGAGTTTCGCCGCCGCCGTCGCCAGCCTCGGTGGCGTCGTCGTCGCGGTGCTCTTCCTCCCCGAATCCCGCTCGGCGGGCGATGAGACGACCGAGCGCACCTCCTCGGTCGCCCAGCTCAGACGCGCGCTCGCCACTGCCGGACTCCGAGAGCTCCTGACGGCGTTCTTTCTGGTCTCGTTTGCCTTCTCGGGCGTCCAGATCATGTTTATCCCCTACGTCGCCGACATCTACGGCTACACTGCCGCACAGAGCGCGTTGCTGCTGACCTACATCGGCGCTCTCGCGGTCCTGACACAGGGTGTCCTCGTCGGGCCGCTGACCGCCCGCTACAGCCCCACGACGCTCTCGCTGGCCGGAACCGGAGTGCTCGCTCTCGGCGTCGGCGCGTTGCCGTTCTCGAAGGGACTGGGAGCCGTTCTCCCCTCACTGACGGGGGTAGTCCCGTTTCTCACGCCGGACCTGCTGGGGCTGCTCGTCGTCCTGACGCTCCTGCCCCTCGGAAACGGCATCCTCTCGGTGACGCTGACGGCGCTCGTCTCACAGCGTGCAAGCGCCGACCTCCAGGGGAGTGCCTTCGGCGTCACGCAGGGCGCGGGTAGCCTCGCCCGGACGGTCGGCCCGCCCGTGATGGGCGGCCTGTACGCCGTCGTCGGCTACTGGTCGCCGTTCGTCGTCGGGAGCCTGCTCTTGGTTCCCGTGGCCGCGCTCGTGATTCGACTCCGGAGTCAGTCGGCCCCACCCGAGCCACCTGAACCCCGGCCAGCTGACCCGGGCCACATCAGATAG
- a CDS encoding radical SAM protein codes for MISEGCEQCAKGGKMVLFVYGYCDQRDCFYCPLGENRKNVTQMYANERPVESDEDVIEEAKRMSALGTSITGGEPQEALGRTCHYLELLKDEFGEDHHTHLYTGIPGGRENMRRLSEAGLDEIRFHPPLEQWGDLHGTEWEEILYIAREEGLTPAFEIPGIRAEPEFLEFLDEGAADFCNINEFEMSDGNYRRMQEEGFELKDDHMSAVEGSHDILEQMGDHEKVYFCTSVFKDAAQHRSRLKRMARNIRRPFDEVTEDGTLVYGKAWASEQRFVDLGVPEEFYTVKSDHVELAWWLLEEMIGDGDLEKGEIVEQYPTYDATVVERTPVSSGTAGGQAAAGD; via the coding sequence ATGATCTCCGAGGGCTGCGAACAGTGTGCCAAAGGCGGCAAGATGGTACTGTTCGTCTACGGCTACTGTGACCAGCGGGACTGTTTCTACTGTCCGCTCGGGGAGAACCGAAAGAACGTCACCCAGATGTACGCCAACGAGCGGCCCGTCGAGTCCGACGAGGACGTCATCGAGGAGGCAAAACGGATGAGCGCGCTGGGGACCTCGATCACCGGCGGCGAACCCCAAGAGGCGCTCGGCCGGACCTGTCACTACCTCGAACTCTTGAAAGACGAGTTCGGCGAGGACCACCACACCCACCTCTATACTGGAATTCCGGGCGGCCGCGAGAACATGCGCCGCCTCTCCGAAGCCGGTCTCGACGAGATCCGGTTCCACCCACCGCTGGAACAGTGGGGTGACCTCCACGGCACCGAGTGGGAGGAGATCCTCTACATCGCCCGCGAAGAGGGGCTGACACCGGCCTTCGAGATTCCCGGCATCCGCGCCGAACCGGAGTTCTTGGAGTTCTTAGACGAAGGGGCCGCGGACTTCTGTAACATCAACGAGTTCGAGATGTCCGACGGGAACTACCGCCGGATGCAGGAGGAAGGGTTCGAACTCAAAGACGACCACATGAGCGCCGTCGAGGGGAGCCACGACATCCTCGAACAGATGGGCGACCACGAGAAGGTCTACTTCTGTACGAGCGTCTTCAAGGACGCCGCTCAGCACCGCTCGCGGCTGAAACGGATGGCCCGGAACATCCGCCGGCCCTTCGACGAGGTGACCGAGGACGGGACGCTCGTCTACGGGAAAGCCTGGGCCAGCGAGCAACGGTTCGTCGATCTGGGCGTCCCCGAGGAGTTCTACACGGTCAAGTCCGACCACGTCGAACTCGCCTGGTGGCTCCTCGAGGAGATGATCGGGGACGGCGACCTCGAAAAAGGGGAGATCGTCGAGCAGTACCCGACCTACGACGCGACTGTCGTCGAGCGGACGCCCGTTTCGAGTGGAACGGCCGGCGGGCAGGCTGCGGCAGGCGATTAA
- a CDS encoding phosphate-starvation-inducible PsiE family protein has translation MDDEERDPVGGPLPAAESIDERLLAVSETLIRYVEVVAALVLVVLFAIGVFDLGLQIFQSAARGDITDPLVVVGFIDTALLLFIIVEVYQTVVAYTQESETRRIVRLVIYTGVIAMVRKAIIFRTGEYANERLALLAAVSYTVIIFGLVALLLVERRTRVDDAAPTPESN, from the coding sequence ATGGATGACGAGGAGCGGGACCCCGTAGGTGGCCCCCTACCGGCCGCCGAATCCATCGACGAACGACTCCTCGCGGTGAGTGAGACACTCATCCGGTACGTCGAGGTCGTCGCGGCGCTCGTGTTGGTGGTGCTCTTTGCGATCGGCGTCTTCGATCTCGGCCTCCAGATCTTCCAGAGCGCGGCTAGAGGCGACATCACCGACCCTCTGGTCGTCGTCGGGTTCATCGACACCGCGTTGCTCCTGTTCATCATCGTCGAGGTGTACCAGACCGTTGTCGCCTACACCCAGGAGAGCGAGACCCGCCGGATCGTCCGGTTGGTCATCTATACGGGCGTCATCGCGATGGTCCGGAAAGCGATCATCTTCCGGACCGGGGAGTACGCCAACGAGCGACTGGCCTTGCTGGCTGCGGTGTCGTACACCGTCATCATCTTCGGGCTGGTCGCCTTGCTCCTCGTCGAGCGCCGGACCCGCGTCGACGACGCCGCGCCGACGCCAGAAAGCAATTAA
- a CDS encoding ABC transporter substrate-binding protein encodes MSDNDSDRNLSRRNALRIAGAAGAASLAGCGGDGGSGDGGSGDGGSGSDGGSGDGSSGDGSDGQTETNTLEIAHWWGEGDGLEAIQSVMDAFQEEYPFVDFDENLIAGGAGTNLQSNIRTRIQNGNHPSTWQNWPGKALIPYTDANLLEDIEESVWDHNNMKEAYLEGVRNVAQPSGNYVTVPLNIHRLNNLFYNVSVVEDAGVDPSDFNTPSDVVDGLEAVADAGYTGMAHQTNAPWSTVQLFETVFLAQQDGQTYSEVFEDGAVESYRDELGAALDIVRDYSEFYPSDAGSISWTEANSQVINGDAAFIHQGDWAASTYYVNDFTYGEGWDYVPFPGSDSYYSLVIDSFPYPIDNPSPEATTLWCRFVGTTQAQEIFNPGKGAIPPRTDVSTDPFNDFSADQINDFQNSSGQPASVAHGLAAPPEAASGVNSAISSFISGNSNEEVINQLASAYSGM; translated from the coding sequence ATGTCAGACAACGACTCGGACCGGAACCTATCGAGACGGAACGCGCTGCGAATCGCTGGTGCCGCTGGGGCTGCGTCCCTCGCCGGCTGTGGTGGCGACGGCGGCAGCGGTGACGGCGGCAGCGGTGACGGCGGCAGTGGCAGCGACGGCGGGAGCGGTGACGGCAGCAGTGGCGACGGCAGCGACGGCCAGACCGAGACAAACACCCTCGAAATCGCCCACTGGTGGGGCGAGGGCGACGGCCTGGAGGCGATCCAGTCAGTGATGGACGCCTTCCAGGAGGAGTATCCGTTCGTCGACTTCGACGAGAACCTCATCGCCGGCGGTGCCGGAACGAACCTCCAGTCCAACATCCGGACTCGAATCCAGAACGGCAACCACCCGAGTACCTGGCAGAACTGGCCCGGCAAGGCACTGATCCCATACACGGACGCGAACCTCCTCGAAGACATCGAGGAATCGGTCTGGGACCACAACAACATGAAAGAGGCCTACCTAGAGGGCGTCCGGAACGTCGCCCAGCCGTCGGGCAACTACGTGACGGTGCCGCTGAACATCCACCGACTCAACAATCTCTTCTACAACGTCAGCGTCGTTGAGGACGCCGGCGTGGACCCGTCGGACTTCAACACGCCCTCGGATGTCGTCGACGGGCTCGAAGCTGTCGCCGACGCCGGCTACACGGGGATGGCCCACCAGACCAACGCCCCCTGGTCGACGGTCCAACTGTTCGAGACCGTCTTCCTGGCCCAACAGGACGGCCAGACCTACTCCGAAGTGTTCGAGGACGGCGCCGTCGAGTCCTACCGTGACGAACTCGGGGCCGCACTGGACATCGTCCGGGACTACAGCGAGTTCTACCCAAGCGACGCCGGTTCGATCTCCTGGACGGAGGCCAACTCTCAGGTCATCAACGGCGACGCCGCCTTCATCCACCAGGGCGACTGGGCCGCAAGCACCTACTACGTCAACGACTTCACCTACGGTGAGGGGTGGGACTACGTCCCGTTCCCTGGCAGTGACAGCTACTACTCGCTCGTCATCGACTCGTTCCCGTACCCGATCGACAACCCCTCGCCCGAGGCGACGACGCTGTGGTGTCGCTTCGTCGGAACCACCCAGGCCCAAGAGATCTTCAACCCCGGCAAGGGTGCGATCCCGCCCCGGACCGACGTCTCGACGGACCCGTTCAACGACTTCTCGGCCGACCAGATCAACGACTTCCAGAACAGCAGCGGCCAGCCGGCGTCGGTCGCTCACGGTCTCGCCGCGCCGCCGGAAGCGGCTTCCGGCGTCAATTCCGCGATCTCCTCGTTCATCTCCGGCAACTCCAACGAGGAAGTGATCAACCAACTCGCCAGCGCCTACAGCGGGATGTAG
- a CDS encoding metallophosphoesterase, giving the protein MLTAISDTHGTDDHRLDGATLRAVQSADHVVHAGDFTTERVLDDVERVAPSLTAVVGNNDGAAIRERLPSVGICAWAGLTVLVVHGHEHTETGLTMLARQEGADVVVVGHSHRPELRARDERLLVNPGSYADPRRYRAAHAELDVTADGVRARLCSPDGETLESVQWEQ; this is encoded by the coding sequence ATGCTCACCGCCATCTCTGATACGCACGGGACCGACGATCACCGACTGGACGGCGCGACCCTGAGAGCCGTCCAGTCGGCCGATCACGTGGTCCACGCGGGCGATTTCACGACCGAACGGGTCCTCGACGACGTCGAGCGCGTGGCACCCTCGCTCACGGCGGTCGTCGGGAACAACGACGGGGCCGCGATCAGGGAGCGTCTCCCCTCGGTCGGGATCTGTGCGTGGGCGGGCCTGACAGTGCTGGTCGTTCACGGACACGAACACACGGAGACGGGGCTCACGATGCTCGCGCGACAGGAGGGAGCCGACGTGGTGGTGGTCGGTCACTCACATCGGCCGGAGTTGCGGGCACGTGACGAACGGTTGCTCGTCAACCCCGGGAGTTACGCCGACCCGCGGCGGTACCGGGCAGCCCACGCCGAACTCGACGTGACTGCCGATGGCGTCCGAGCCCGTCTGTGCTCGCCCGACGGGGAGACGCTCGAATCGGTTCAGTGGGAGCAGTGA
- a CDS encoding zinc ribbon domain-containing protein, protein MAVGQVELALRVAAGLFVIVAPTVLFLGLWHGLEAMRDDELVQRAKQRAETMDTDGSAWNGDSASVRAAATGADPIPDETVACDNCGTYNCEDVTYCRDCLSDISG, encoded by the coding sequence ATGGCAGTCGGACAGGTAGAGTTGGCGTTGCGGGTCGCTGCCGGCCTGTTCGTCATCGTTGCCCCCACCGTCCTCTTCCTGGGACTGTGGCACGGGCTGGAAGCGATGCGTGACGACGAGTTGGTCCAGCGGGCCAAACAGCGGGCGGAAACGATGGACACAGACGGCAGTGCCTGGAACGGAGACTCCGCCTCGGTCCGGGCGGCGGCTACGGGGGCCGACCCGATCCCCGACGAGACGGTCGCCTGTGACAACTGCGGCACTTACAACTGCGAGGACGTGACGTACTGTCGGGACTGTCTCAGCGATATTTCGGGGTAG
- a CDS encoding ArsR/SmtB family transcription factor produces the protein MSLLPSRDPATPDAEPRVIGVDSEDADDVLSALSAETARNLLAELNREPAPPGELADRVDTSLQNAQYHLDKLENAGAVEVVDTAYSQKGREMDVFAPANQPLVICAGDEQETSGLRSMLSNLLGGLAVVGLASAFVQEVFGDGLSALFGPTVRSGSADTTDPQPSLYAENGTVADGGFTDTAVGAIDGATQGGAEAATAVPPGIAFFAGGAVVLAAVTVLWYSQRRV, from the coding sequence ATGTCGCTGCTTCCCTCTCGGGACCCGGCAACCCCCGACGCCGAACCTCGGGTCATCGGCGTGGACAGCGAGGACGCGGACGACGTGTTGTCCGCACTCTCGGCAGAGACCGCCCGGAACTTACTCGCGGAGCTCAACCGCGAGCCGGCCCCGCCGGGCGAGCTCGCGGACCGTGTCGACACGTCCCTCCAGAACGCCCAGTACCACCTCGACAAACTCGAAAACGCCGGTGCCGTCGAGGTGGTCGACACCGCGTACTCACAGAAGGGCCGCGAGATGGACGTGTTCGCCCCCGCGAACCAGCCGCTCGTCATCTGTGCCGGCGACGAGCAGGAGACCTCCGGGTTGCGCTCGATGCTCTCGAACCTGCTGGGTGGACTCGCCGTCGTCGGGCTCGCCAGCGCGTTCGTCCAGGAGGTGTTCGGGGACGGACTCTCGGCCCTGTTCGGGCCGACCGTCCGCAGTGGGAGCGCTGACACGACCGATCCACAGCCGAGTCTCTACGCCGAGAACGGGACCGTCGCCGACGGCGGGTTCACCGACACTGCGGTCGGCGCTATCGACGGGGCGACACAGGGTGGCGCCGAGGCGGCGACGGCGGTCCCGCCGGGAATCGCCTTCTTCGCCGGCGGCGCGGTTGTTCTCGCCGCGGTGACGGTCCTATGGTACTCCCAGCGCCGTGTGTAA
- a CDS encoding aminopeptidase: MDPRIREHADVIVDHSIDLSAGDDIVIDAHPVSEDLVVALHEAAADRGANPLVVQERLGERFRRAYLRNREEFETPSHVQALYEEMDAYIAIRGSANVTETSDVDPEVTSAYQQAQQPLLNERLSKTWCLTQFPAAANAQLAQMSTEGYENFVWDAVLKDWDAVREHQSQMVEILDPAQEVRIVSGETTDVTMSVAGNETLNDYGEKNLPGGEVFTAPVRDSVEGEVLFDKPLYHQGREVTGVRLRFEDGEVVSHSAEKNEDLLTEVLDTDEGARYLGELGIGMNRDIDRFTYNMLFDEKMGDTVHMAIGRAYEENVGEANEQNESAVHVDMIVDMSEDSYIEVDGEVVQRNGTFVFEDGFED, translated from the coding sequence ATGGACCCGCGTATCCGCGAACACGCAGACGTCATCGTCGACCACTCCATCGATCTGAGCGCCGGTGACGACATCGTCATCGACGCACACCCGGTCTCGGAGGACCTCGTCGTCGCGCTCCACGAAGCCGCCGCCGACCGCGGGGCGAACCCGCTGGTCGTCCAGGAACGACTCGGCGAACGGTTCCGTCGGGCGTATCTCCGGAACCGCGAGGAGTTCGAGACCCCGAGTCACGTCCAGGCGCTCTACGAGGAGATGGACGCCTACATCGCGATCCGCGGGAGCGCGAACGTCACCGAGACCAGCGACGTCGATCCCGAGGTGACAAGCGCCTACCAGCAGGCCCAGCAACCGCTGTTGAACGAGCGACTCTCGAAGACCTGGTGTCTCACCCAGTTCCCCGCCGCCGCCAACGCCCAACTGGCCCAGATGTCTACCGAAGGCTACGAGAACTTCGTCTGGGACGCCGTCCTGAAAGACTGGGACGCGGTCCGGGAACACCAGTCCCAGATGGTCGAGATCCTCGACCCCGCCCAGGAGGTCCGTATCGTCTCCGGCGAGACGACCGACGTGACGATGTCGGTCGCCGGCAACGAGACGCTCAACGACTACGGCGAGAAGAACCTCCCCGGCGGCGAGGTGTTCACCGCGCCGGTTCGGGACAGCGTCGAGGGGGAAGTGCTGTTCGACAAGCCGCTGTACCACCAGGGTCGGGAGGTCACCGGCGTCCGCCTTCGCTTCGAAGACGGCGAGGTTGTCTCCCACAGCGCCGAGAAGAACGAGGACCTGCTGACCGAAGTGCTCGATACCGACGAGGGCGCCCGCTATCTGGGCGAACTCGGTATCGGGATGAACCGCGACATCGACCGGTTCACCTACAACATGCTGTTCGACGAGAAGATGGGCGACACTGTCCACATGGCTATCGGGCGTGCCTACGAAGAGAACGTCGGCGAGGCAAACGAACAGAACGAGTCGGCCGTCCACGTCGACATGATCGTCGACATGAGCGAGGATTCATACATCGAGGTGGACGGAGAGGTGGTCCAGCGGAACGGGACCTTCGTTTTCGAGGACGGCTTCGAGGACTGA
- a CDS encoding winged helix-turn-helix domain-containing protein has protein sequence MSDSGLIETADPDEAFAALADATRVDILRALWDHQGETLTFSELRDAVGVADSGQFNYHLDKLTDRFLTKTGDGYELTLAGIAVNGAIHAGAFTMDGSTDSFDLDDACPSCGRSPTFSYQDERVRIECDRCEMVATTMVPPGVFAGYDREQFPEVTSRYFRTIFYQLSNGFCWDCEGRLRTDIRRSSDAHPERGPTDRADLPLVRYECERCGSEITGDLGVALVTHPAVVAFYYDAGVDVREHPFWEFSAWNTDQAWIEQEEPFRARVQYTVDDVTLTLVVDGDLDVLDVERVD, from the coding sequence ATGAGCGACTCAGGGCTCATCGAGACGGCCGACCCCGACGAGGCGTTCGCCGCCCTCGCCGACGCCACTCGCGTCGACATCCTCCGTGCGCTGTGGGACCACCAGGGAGAGACGCTGACGTTCTCGGAGCTGCGCGACGCCGTCGGCGTCGCCGACTCCGGGCAGTTCAACTACCACCTCGACAAACTCACGGACCGCTTTCTCACGAAGACCGGCGACGGCTACGAACTGACACTGGCCGGGATCGCGGTCAACGGCGCGATCCACGCGGGCGCGTTCACGATGGACGGTTCCACCGACTCCTTCGATCTCGACGACGCCTGCCCGTCCTGTGGCCGCTCCCCGACGTTCAGCTATCAGGACGAACGCGTCCGGATCGAGTGCGATCGCTGTGAGATGGTCGCGACGACGATGGTCCCGCCGGGCGTGTTCGCCGGCTACGACCGCGAGCAGTTCCCCGAGGTGACCAGTCGCTACTTCCGGACCATCTTCTATCAGCTCTCGAACGGGTTCTGTTGGGACTGTGAGGGGCGTCTCCGGACGGACATCCGGCGGTCGAGCGACGCTCACCCCGAACGCGGCCCGACCGACCGAGCGGACCTCCCGCTGGTCCGTTATGAATGCGAGCGCTGTGGGTCGGAGATCACCGGCGATCTGGGCGTCGCGCTGGTGACCCATCCGGCGGTCGTCGCCTTCTACTACGACGCCGGGGTCGACGTCCGCGAACACCCGTTCTGGGAGTTCAGCGCCTGGAACACAGACCAGGCCTGGATCGAGCAGGAGGAGCCGTTCCGGGCGCGGGTCCAGTACACCGTCGACGATGTGACGCTGACGCTGGTCGTCGACGGTGATCTGGACGTTCTCGACGTCGAGCGCGTGGACTGA